Proteins from a single region of Catenulispora acidiphila DSM 44928:
- the smpB gene encoding SsrA-binding protein SmpB: protein MPKEQGQKVIARNKKARHEYEIEATYEAGISLTGTEVKSLRAGRASLVDGYAVIKDAEVWLQGVHIAEYAEGTWTNHSPRRNRKLLLHRAEINKLIGKTKETGLTLIPLELYFKDGKVKVEIGLARGKKTYDKRQTLMERQNKREAERAMAAAFKRNNRRK from the coding sequence ATGCCGAAGGAACAAGGCCAGAAGGTCATCGCCCGCAACAAGAAGGCGCGCCACGAGTACGAGATCGAGGCCACCTACGAAGCGGGCATCTCCCTGACCGGCACCGAGGTCAAGTCCCTGCGCGCGGGCCGCGCCAGCCTGGTGGACGGCTACGCGGTCATCAAGGACGCCGAAGTCTGGCTCCAGGGCGTCCACATCGCGGAGTACGCCGAGGGCACCTGGACCAACCACAGCCCCCGCCGCAACCGCAAGCTCCTCCTCCACCGCGCCGAGATCAACAAGCTCATCGGCAAGACCAAGGAGACCGGCCTCACCCTGATCCCCCTGGAGCTCTACTTCAAGGACGGCAAGGTCAAGGTCGAAATCGGCCTGGCCCGAGGCAAGAAGACCTACGACAAACGCCAGACCCTCATGGAGCGCCAGAACAAGCGCGAAGCCGAACGCGCCATGGCCGCCGCCTTCAAGCGCAACAACCGCCGCAAATAG
- a CDS encoding sigma factor-like helix-turn-helix DNA-binding protein, whose amino-acid sequence MNPFGDDMELTEDTIMALWKSLSPRDQALHSRRASGETLDSIGQSYGLSRERIRQLISRGEKSWVDQVDALRPGWRASVRQRFAVRPVVAESDFADILPDSVGIVRGTLLRAAGADRARTWAGPIDGIWSMDPSGLAAQLRDLIALAPFTDDDLDTAAANLEFPENTPLRAILTHSRSPLVRGPHDYWLRRNARARDASYLWLLSEGEPRRIEPIVMAVGGNRNAVAEAMRRDSRFRQLRPEGTWALTDWHVPGATEYTNAMDVVVDVLTERGPITRKNLIAEVVRRYPVSAARVVQCLIGVRVGIHRDGRFDLVERGASPYEESEPRRPRNIIIDEAGNIAGVLLTVDREVLRGSGVIVHPWLTWHLGLRRAPMTRRFSVPGGDGDVITVSRHTSGAQFSSMKSFVDDMGLAIGCQFAVLLRLDEETASVRHTCKPDTCTAS is encoded by the coding sequence ATGAACCCATTCGGCGACGACATGGAGCTCACCGAGGACACGATCATGGCCCTATGGAAGAGTCTCTCGCCACGGGACCAAGCCTTGCACTCGCGTCGGGCCTCTGGCGAGACTCTGGATTCGATTGGACAGTCCTATGGGCTTTCGCGCGAGCGAATCCGCCAGCTGATCAGCCGCGGCGAGAAGTCTTGGGTCGACCAGGTCGACGCGCTTCGACCAGGGTGGCGTGCGAGCGTTAGACAGAGGTTCGCGGTGAGGCCTGTCGTCGCCGAATCCGACTTCGCCGATATTCTTCCGGACTCGGTCGGCATCGTACGGGGGACGCTACTCCGCGCTGCGGGCGCTGACCGCGCCCGGACGTGGGCTGGACCTATCGATGGGATTTGGTCGATGGACCCAAGTGGTCTCGCCGCACAACTACGTGACTTGATCGCGTTGGCTCCGTTCACAGACGACGACTTGGACACCGCCGCGGCGAATCTCGAGTTTCCAGAGAACACTCCGTTGCGAGCCATCCTCACCCATTCGCGCAGCCCTCTGGTGCGGGGCCCTCACGATTACTGGCTGCGACGTAACGCTAGAGCGCGAGACGCCAGCTACCTCTGGCTGCTTTCTGAGGGCGAGCCGCGGAGAATCGAACCAATCGTGATGGCTGTCGGGGGTAACCGCAACGCTGTCGCCGAGGCGATGCGTCGTGACAGCCGTTTCCGGCAATTGCGCCCCGAGGGCACGTGGGCCCTAACGGACTGGCACGTTCCAGGCGCGACCGAATACACGAACGCGATGGATGTCGTTGTCGACGTACTCACAGAGCGAGGACCGATCACACGGAAGAACCTGATCGCAGAGGTCGTACGCCGCTATCCGGTGAGTGCCGCACGCGTTGTGCAGTGTCTCATTGGGGTACGCGTCGGTATCCATCGAGACGGCCGGTTCGATCTGGTCGAACGCGGGGCTAGTCCATATGAGGAATCTGAGCCGCGAAGGCCGCGGAACATCATCATCGATGAGGCCGGGAACATCGCGGGTGTCCTATTGACAGTAGACAGGGAAGTCTTGCGGGGAAGCGGGGTCATCGTCCATCCGTGGCTCACATGGCACCTCGGATTACGTCGGGCACCGATGACCCGACGATTCTCCGTCCCGGGAGGCGACGGAGATGTGATCACCGTCAGCCGTCATACAAGCGGGGCACAGTTCTCGAGCATGAAGTCTTTTGTGGACGACATGGGCCTAGCCATAGGTTGCCAGTTCGCCGTGCTTCTCCGCCTCGACGAAGAGACAGCGTCGGTACGACACACGTGCAAACCCGATACCTGCACGGCGAGCTGA
- a CDS encoding DEAD/DEAH box helicase family protein, producing MSGGFLSAEALLAAGPRGLPHAVERALWHLGFSDVRIVDGSGDDGADLLAVRDREQWVFQCKWSSNRAIDRQGVDDLERARHTYRADKAVLVTNIGLNRSAEERRSALESIGINITTWTGPTLASIWERMPVRVPATFDLRDYQVTAANRVEADLRDHGSSLLVLATGLGKTVIGGEVIRRHLADRPDAAVLVAAHMKELVEQLERALWRHLGKDVPTRLVTGDHKPPALDGVVVGTVESVLGLVRSGRLTPSLVMIDETHHVSENGRFAELLDLCGDAARFGVTATPWRGDKFDITSRFGRPSFKMSIAEGMSAGYLSAVDYRIFVDNIDWEFVRRASDHQYSIKELNRQLFLPQRDEEILEFFRTAWRETRDPRAILFCQTIEHAEHIAKLLATADSAWQRATFLHSGLSRQRRQILLNEFRLGRVPVITCVDVFNEGVDVPDVNLIGFLRVTHSRRIFVQQLGRGLRLSPGKKELKVLDFVTDIRRVAATLDLRRSLDESESEHLRLAAPHAGVRFSDETAGSLLDNWIKDAADLETAADEVRLQFPENWGID from the coding sequence ATGAGTGGTGGGTTCCTCTCAGCTGAGGCGCTGCTCGCCGCTGGCCCACGCGGGCTGCCGCATGCCGTCGAACGCGCGCTATGGCATCTCGGTTTCTCCGACGTTCGAATCGTCGACGGCTCCGGGGACGACGGCGCGGACCTTCTCGCCGTTCGTGATCGGGAGCAGTGGGTCTTCCAATGCAAGTGGTCGAGTAACCGCGCGATCGATCGGCAAGGCGTCGATGACCTCGAGCGCGCACGTCACACGTACCGTGCCGACAAGGCCGTACTGGTCACGAACATCGGCTTGAACCGCTCCGCCGAGGAGAGGCGAAGTGCCCTGGAGTCCATTGGCATCAACATCACGACGTGGACCGGCCCGACCCTCGCGTCAATCTGGGAGCGGATGCCGGTTCGGGTTCCAGCCACATTCGACCTTCGGGACTACCAAGTCACGGCGGCCAACCGAGTGGAGGCCGACTTGCGTGATCACGGAAGCTCCCTGCTCGTCCTCGCCACTGGTTTGGGCAAGACGGTCATTGGCGGCGAAGTGATCAGAAGGCACCTCGCCGATCGGCCGGACGCGGCCGTGCTCGTCGCCGCGCACATGAAAGAGCTCGTCGAACAATTGGAACGGGCACTCTGGCGGCATCTAGGCAAGGACGTCCCCACCCGCCTGGTCACTGGAGACCACAAACCTCCAGCCCTCGACGGTGTCGTGGTGGGGACGGTGGAGTCAGTGTTGGGCCTTGTGCGCTCGGGAAGACTCACCCCGTCGCTGGTGATGATCGATGAGACGCATCACGTCAGCGAGAACGGAAGATTTGCGGAACTGCTTGATCTGTGTGGTGATGCCGCCAGGTTTGGCGTGACAGCCACGCCGTGGCGCGGGGACAAGTTCGACATCACGTCCCGCTTCGGGCGCCCAAGTTTCAAGATGAGCATCGCCGAAGGCATGTCCGCCGGCTACCTCTCAGCGGTCGACTACAGGATCTTCGTCGACAACATCGACTGGGAGTTCGTACGGCGAGCGAGTGATCACCAGTACTCCATCAAAGAGCTGAACCGACAACTATTCCTGCCGCAGCGCGATGAGGAGATCTTGGAGTTCTTCCGTACCGCGTGGCGAGAGACCCGCGACCCAAGAGCCATCCTGTTCTGCCAGACCATCGAACACGCGGAGCACATCGCGAAACTCCTCGCCACAGCCGACTCCGCCTGGCAACGAGCCACATTCCTGCACAGCGGGTTGTCTCGGCAAAGGCGCCAGATCCTGCTCAACGAGTTCCGACTCGGCCGGGTACCGGTGATCACCTGCGTGGACGTGTTCAACGAAGGTGTCGACGTACCCGACGTCAACTTGATCGGGTTCCTTCGCGTCACGCACAGCCGGCGGATCTTCGTCCAGCAACTCGGCCGAGGCCTACGTCTAAGCCCGGGCAAGAAGGAACTCAAGGTGCTCGATTTCGTCACAGACATCCGGCGCGTAGCGGCCACCCTTGACCTGCGAAGATCGCTCGATGAATCAGAGTCCGAACATCTGAGGTTGGCCGCGCCACATGCCGGCGTCCGCTTCAGTGACGAGACCGCCGGAAGCCTTCTCGATAATTGGATCAAGGACGCGGCTGATTTGGAGACGGCCGCGGACGAGGTAAGACTGCAGTTTCCTGAGAATTGGGGGATTGACTAA